The genomic DNA GGAGAATACTGTCTGTCTCCAAATCACATAAAGGAAGAGTGCATGACTTTAAAATCCGTAAAGGAGAAAAACCCTTACCTAAAGAAAGCTTAAAGCTGGCAGATAGTGGTTATCAAGGCTGGCAAAAGCTACAGAGCAATGTAATGATACCCTACAAAAAGAGCCGTAAGCGGCCATTAACCAAAGAGCAAAAAGACCATAACAGAAAGCTAGCCTCCATACGCATGAAGGTAGAGCATAAGATAAGAGAGATCAAGGTATTTAAAATTATGGCAGAGGTATACAGGAATTTTCAGAAAAAATATAACCTTCGCTTTAACATTATATCCGGGCTTATAAACTTCAAGTACGCTTTTTAACAAATAATGTCGCTAGAGCCAAGCTCCCTTCTTTATTTTATTTAAAATTCTACTCTATTTTACCTCTTTCGCAGTAGGTCTATTATGTCAGAAGTTTACCGTAACTTTCAGAAGAAATATAACCTGCGCTTTAATATTATAGCGGGTATGATAAACTTCAAGCATGCTTTTTAACAAATAGCGTCGCTACTGGCAAGATCCTCTCTCTGTTTTATTCAAATTCCTACTCTATTTTATCTCTTTCGCAGCAGCTCTAATTGTTTAGTCCCTTAGTAAAGGTATTAATATTTTGGTGAAAAAGGTGAGGTTTTTTTTGCCATTGTTCCTCTATCAATTGCCAAGGAGTTTTGCCCTTGAGTGCCTTAAGTCTACGAGCAAAATTATAAGCTAACAAGAAGTCATTTAAGTGCCGCTCTAACTGCTGATGGCTACTATAATAATAGCTTTGCACAGTAGCCTCTTTGATTGTTCTGTTCATGCGCTCTACCTGGCCATTGGTCCATGGATGTGCCAGCTGCGTTCTTCTGTGAACGATGCCTTCTTGCTCACAAATGCGGTCAAACATATGCTCGAGCGCTAATTCTCCTTCTTTCCTGTTTGTAAATTGTACACCATTATCAGTAAGTATTTTATGTATCTTATAAGGAACAAAAGCTATCAGGTCTTCAAGAAAGCCTACGGCTGCTGACTTGGAAGCAAATGCATATAAGCGGGCATAACAAAACTTACTAGTTCTATCTATTGCCACAAACAAATACAGTTTACCCTGGGCGGTCTGCACTTCTGCTATATCTATATGGAAGTAGCCGATAGGATAAGCTTTAAACTGCTTCTTAGCTGCTTTGTTGTTAAGCTTCACTTTCTCTAGCTTAGGGCAGCCGTGTCGCTGAAAGCAGCGATGCAAAGTAGAACGCGATAAGTGAGGTATGATTTCTTGTAGAGTGTATAGCGAGTCTCCAAGGGTAACCCTGTAAGCTTTCTAAAAGCAATAACAACCTTCTCTTCTTGCTCAGTTAACACCTTAGAACGCTTTACTTTAGGCCCCATAGGCACATCTTGGCAAGAAGTCCTATTTTTCCATTTAGCTATTGTCTTACGATTAACTCCAAAACGCCTAGCAAGGGAAGCTATACTCTGTTTTGATAACTGTATTTCTCTACGAGTTTTCTCTGTTGTCGGGCGCATTTATGTAGTAATTGTCCCATAGTTTTTTTACTTGGTTTTTATCACTAATAATATCCTTGCTAATATAACCATAATTGTTGGGGACCAAACATCTAATAGATTAGTGAGTAAAAAGCATACGGCCTATGGCAAACGTAAGAAGTAAAGTTTTTTCATATTTTAAAGTTTAATAACGGAATACGTATTAATGTGCAGTTCGCTTAATTGTATTTAAAGTGCACTTGACATCAAGTAGAAGATGCAACAGAGAAGGAAAAGTAAAAATAGAGAGGAATATTTTAATTCTATTTATTCATAAATAACCATTCCTACGTTTTCCAAGTAGGTTTCAATATGTGGATATTGATTTATTATTAATTGTTTTGTTTCTCTTGTTATTTTATTACGAATTAACCAAACAATTTTCACCTGAGTATCCTTTAAGCTTTTAAGCAATTCTATGGCTCCTGTATCACCTATTTTATTAGCTCTTAGATCAACTGAATATATTTGTGTACCCTTTAAATTTCGAGCAAATTCAATAGCCCCTTGGTCGTCTATTTTATTGTAGCTTAAATTAACCGTATGTACGCTTGTTCCTTTTAAACCTTTAACAAATTCTATTGCACCTAAATCTCCTATTAGAGTCCAACTTAAATCAACATCCCCCACATTTGTTCCTTGTAAGGCTTTAGCAAGTTCAGCAGCTACAGCAGGCCCTATTTGATTAGAAATTAAATTAAGTCTTTCCACACGTGTGCCTCTTAGTCCTTTAGTTAGCTCTACCACTGCGTCAGCTTCTATTATATCGTTTAAATCAACCTCACCATAAGGATAATTCCCCTGATCTTTAAATAGTGGATGGTTAATTAAGAACTTAACATCATTAATATTTAATTTGCCAGAATCCTTGAGAAATGGTCTTATATTTAAGCAACAATACCTCTGCTGTTTTGCCAATGCTGTTTCAATAGCTTCCTTATGGGGCGCATTCAAAGCAAGAGTTTGCATTTCTAACTCTTGTTGTATTCTTCTCATTTCAGCCATTTTAGCTTCTTGTTCTTCTTTGTCTTTTTGCCTCTTAGCTTCTTCAGCGCGTTGTTTTTCTTCCAGCTGTTCTTGCATTCTTTTCATCCGAACTTCTTGTTCTTCTTTGTCTTTCTGCATTTTAGCTTCTTCAGTACGTTGTTTTTCTTCCAGCTGTTCTTCCAACCTCTTAATCTGAGCATCGTGTTCTTCTTTCTCTTTCTGTCTTTGAGCTTCTGCTGCTCGCTGTTTTACTTCCACCTCTTTTTTTAATGTTTTAATTTGAGCATCTGCTTCTTCTCTTTCCCTTTTCCTTTTAATTTCTGCTGCCTGCTGTTGCTCTTGCATCTGTGCTTGTATTTCTTTTACTTTAGCCTCGTACTCTTTTCCCTGATGTCTCACTTGCGCTTCATGCTCTTCTCTTTCCTTTGTAATACGCACTTCCTGTTCCTCTCTTTCCTGCTTGTGTTGAGCCTTCAGCTCAGCCATGGCTTTTATATACTTTTCTTCCATCTGTTGGATCTTCTCCTCAAAGTTCCTGATATCTATCTTACCAAGTTGTATGTTACTGGCGGGCAAGTTATTGATAAGGTCTAACAATTTTCTTCTATTTTCATTCACTTCAAAATATACGTTAGCCTTTGCAGCCATCCGCTCCTCTCTTGTGAGCATAATGGTTTGAAAGGGCTGTTTGTGTAAGGTTATCAAGTATGGCCCTAATCCTCCTTCTTCAATAATTATGTCAATAGTTTCCTGCATAGACTTATTGATAACTAGTCCATATTCAAAGGGAGTCTTGATAGCATCACAAATTATATTGATCGCATTTAAATCAGCTTGTCTTAGCCTACCATCATCTAACACTATCACAAAGACCATCTTATAATTACCTCCTTTTTTTAGTGCTTGTTCTATTTCAGCAGCCGCTTGTTCTCTCATATTTATATCTTCCAAACCTGGGGTATCAATATATAATCTATTTTTATACATATGGGTTTGATGATGAGTAGTTAGCCCCTGTCCACGACTTGTGCCTGAAGGAAATTTCGCTTCTTGAAAAATAGAATTACAGAGTGCGCTCTTGCCAACACCAGGATTACCGCAGAAAATAACCGCCTCATTAGGTCTGCTTTCCTCAAGCAGCCAGGCTTTACGCACGGTGACACTTATAGGCTTTTCTTGTTCAAATGTTATTTGAATGCGTTTTTGTTGTATTTTCTCTTCTAAGCTAGCTATTTCGGTTAGCTTTACCCCTTCATCTACATTTACAGGTATGCCGTCATATATTTTATCGAGTGCTTGCACTCTGGCTTGTAATGTACTTGATGATCCATAAAAACTAATGCCGTGGCCTTCTTCTGTTGTAAATATTTTATCTAGTATAGACTGTATGTCTCGCTGCTGGTTTCGCCCTTTATCCTTTATAGCCAGAGGTAAAGTAACCGGAGAATTACAATTCTGAAAAAATGAGCAGATGAATAAAATATATGCTATCAATTTTAGGAAGTATGTATGCTCCACCATTTTGAATAGTTTGATTATTTACCTATTGAATAACTTAATTGTTTACTTAACAACTCAAGAATTTTTTATGTTTAGTTCTATTATTTTTTTAGCTGTTTTTAGAAATTCTATTATGTCTGATACTGCCAAGTAGGCTCTACTAAAATTATTCTTAGTAAAAAAATGATTAGGATCATTAGACTGAGTATTTGGTCGTAAATCTATGTTTTCAATTTTTATTTTTTTTATAGTTTTAGTTAACTCGTCCTTTGTATCCTCTGAAGCTAAATCATACTCATTAGGATTATTTTCTCCTTTTTTCAGCATGGCTTTTAAACCTTTTAAAGTCTTAACCTTGTCGTCTAATTGTAACTGGTTCATTAATATAAGAGCATCCTTCTTGCTTAGTTTAGGAATATCATCTAAATCCCTTTCTATAAATGGTTCCATATAATTTATTACGCAGGGGTTAAGTTGATCTTTTAAGTTTTTCAACAGTTTTTTAACTTTTTCCTGCAATTCCTTAAATATCCTCTCTGTTGAGTATTGCTTCTTGTCTTCTGTTAAGTCCTTTTTTTTGTCTTCTGATAAATCCTTTTTGGTAGGGGTACCTTCTCCACAGTTACAGCTAATTATCAGTATACTTATAAATAAGAATGTAGTAAGCAATTTTATCTTTCTAAGTAGTAGCATGATTTTCAACATTTATATAATATGTAAATTGTAATGATATTCTAAAATGTAATTCTTCAAAATATTAAATTACTACTTTTATAGGTAGGTATTTTAGTGTAAAGCTTTTGGAAACATGCATAGTATTCTACTGTTAGCCATTTTCCTATCAACAATCTTGCATAGAAGCTTTTCTATACACACTTAATTGTTCCAGCCACTTAAACCTACCCTAAAATCTATCCAATATTTTCTTACTAGAACAAGTTCTTAGCCAAATCAAAACCGAATCCCAAAAATGCCCCAACACCTGCGCCTACAGGGCCTCCTATTCCTCCACCAATTGCAGCACCTGTAGCAGTAGCAGCAAATGGTGCACCTGAGCTCCTTTGTTGGCCCACCTGCTGCGCTCTAAATTGTTTTAATAGCTCTTGATTTTCCTGTTGTATTCTCCTAATTCTATCTACGCTTTCTTGTTCTATTCTTCTGATTCTATACTCAGCTTCCTCTCTTTCTCTTCTTCTTTCAGCTTCTGCTGCCCGTTGTCTTTCTTCTAACTGTTCTTGCAATCTTTTTATCTGCGCATCGTTTTCTTCTTTCTCTTTTTCCTTTTCTTTTCTCCGTTTTTCTTTAGCTGCCTGACGTATTTTTTTTATCTTAGTTTTAAGTTTCTTCTTTTCTTTCTTCTGCTTCTTTTTGTCCTCTTTCCTTTCTTTTTTGTTTTCAGCTTCTTCTGTGCGTTGTTTTTCCATCTCTTCTTGCATTTTTTTTATCTGAGCTTCTTGCTCTTCTTTCTCTTGTTTCCTTTTAGCTTTTGCTATCTGTTGTTTCTCTTCTATTTTTTCTTGTAAGCTTTTTATCTGAGAATCACGTTCTTCTTGCTCATTCTTCCTTTTAGCTTCTGCTTCTTGTTGTTTTTTTTCACTTTCTTGTTGTATTTGTCTTATCCTGTTTTCAGTTTCTCTTCTATCTTTTTCTATTCTAGCATCTGCTACCTGCTGTTGCTCTTGCATCTGTGCTTGTATTTCTTTCACTTTAGCCTCGTACTCTTCTCCCTGATGTTTCACTTGCGCTTCATGCTCTTCTCTTTCCTTTGTGATACGCACTTCCTGTTCTTCTCTTTCCTGCTTGTGTTGAGCCTTCAGCTTAGCCATGGCTTTTATATACTTTTCTTCCATCTGTTGGATCTTCTCCTCAAAGTTCCTGATATCTATCTTACCAAGTTGTATGTTACTGGCGGGCAAGTTATTGATAAGGTCTAACAATTTTCTTCTATTTTCATTCACTTCAAAATATACGTTAGCCTTTGCAGCCATCCGCTCCTCTCTTGTGAGCATAATGGTTTGAAAGGGCTGTTTGTGTAAGGTTATCAAGTATGGCCCTAATCCTCCTTCTTCAATAATTATGTCAATAGTTTCCTGCATAGACTTATTGATAACTAGTCCATATTCAAAGGGAGTCTTGATAGCATCACAAATTATATTGATCGCATTTAAATCAGCTTGTCTTAGCCTACCATCATCTAACACTATCACAAAGACCATCTTATAATTACCTCCTTTTTTTAGTGCTTGTTCTATTTCAGCAGCCGCTTGTTCTCTCATATTTATATCTTCCAAACCTGGGGTATCAATATATAATCTATTTTTATACATATGGGTTTGATGATGAGTAGTTAGCCCCTGTCCACGACTTGTGCCTGAAGGAAATTTCGCTTCTTGAAAAATAGAATTACAGAGTGCGCTCTTGCCAACACCAGGATTACCGCAGAAAATAACCGCCTCATTAGGTCTGCTTTCCTCTTTTTCTTCCTTCTCTTGCGCATCTGCTGCTTGCTCTTCCACTATCTCTGCTTGTCCTTCTCCATCATCTTTAGTGTTTCCTCCACCCGCCAACCCTGCTCCCTTGTATATAATTACTTTAACTGGTTGCCCTTTTTGAGCTAATTGAAGTTGGATACGGCGCTCTTGTATTTTTTTTTCTAACTGAGGTAAACTTGATAATTGTGCACCCTGCTCAATATATACCTGTAATTCTTCATAAGTTTTACTAAATCCTTGAGGTACATTGATTGCAACATCTGCTTTTAGTGTGCTGTCTTCTTCATAAAGCGTAACAGCATGTCCACCTTGGGCTGTTAATATTTGATTGGCTAAAGGCTGGATATCCGTTCGAAGAATTAACTGTTGTGGATTAGTTTTTATATGCGCTGTTTGCTCTTCTTGACTAGGAACCGATAAGTTCCCTAAACCATTACAACTTTGTAATAAGAAGCTTATAAGTAAAGCATAAGCTGTATATTGCTGAAATAATGTATAAGTTCTTTTCATAGCTATAGAATTTATAAAAACAAAACTTAAACTGGTTACATGTTAGCCTGGTATGATTTTATATGCAAGCATAAGCATAAATTATTTATAACTTTTTTATATTTTATGCTAACTAAAAAGTAATACTAACAGTATTGATTAAAAGAACAAGAAAGAAAGAAGAATGGCGGGCCATGAGATTCAGTCACAAATAATAGGAGCTCTAAGCTATACGCGAATACATAAAATCTAGGAACCAATTTTATGTTTAGCCCCTTAGTGAAGTATTAATATTTTAGTAAAAAAGCTGAGGATTTTTCTCCCATTGATCCCATATCAATTACCAAGGAGTTTTACCCCTCAATACCTTGACCTTGAGCCTACGAGCAAAATTATAAGCTAACAAGAAGTCATTTAAATGGTGCTCTAATTGCTAATGGCTGCTATAATAATAGCTTTGTACAGTGGCTCCTATTCCTGCGCTCTACCTGTTCATTAGTCCATAGGTCGGCCACTTGAGTCCTTCTGTGTTCAATCCCTTCTTGCTGGCAAGTATGATCAAACATATGCTCGAGCGCTAATTCTCCTTCTTTTCTATTAGTAAATTGTACTCCATTATCAGTAAGTATCTTATGGATCTTATAGGGAACAAAACCTATCAAGTCTTCTAAAAAGCCTACTGCTGTTCACTTGCAAGCAAATGCATATAGCCTAACATAGCAAGACTTACTAGTCCTATCTATTGCTACCAACAAATAGAGTTTACCTTGTGCTGTTTGTACTTCTGCTATATCTATATGAAAATAACGGGTGGGATAAACTTTAAACTGATTCTTAACTGCTTTCTCCTTAGCCTGGCCTTTCTCTAGCTTAGTGTAGCCATGACGCTGAGAACAGCGATGCAAAGTAGAACGTGATAACTGAGGAATAGTTTCTTGTAAAGTATATAGACAATCATCCAAGTGCAGTTGTGTAAGCTTTCTAAAAACAATAACAACTTGTTTTTCTTGCTGGGTTAACACCTTAGAGCGCCTTACTTTAGGCCCCATAGGTGCATCCTGGCAAGAAGCTCTCTGCTTCCATTTAGCTATTGTTTTACAGTTAACTCTAAAACGCCTAGCAAGGGTTGCTAGACTCTCTTTAGATAACTGGCAGAGAAGCAAACTAGCTACAATGCCATAGACACACAAATTTTATATAAGAAGTTTAGCTCCCAGAAGCTATCATATTGAAGTACGCAGTACTTTTGTAATGTTCATGATTTGCTACCTATACATAGCAGACGAAAAAACATACTATGCAGATAACAAAAACGCCAACTTTAGGCTTAACAATTATTGGGCCAGAATTAAAAACTGACCAGCGTGGTTATTTTATGGAATGTTATCATCAAGAAAAATTAACTCAGCTAGGTATACACAACCAATTTGTACAAGAAAACCAGTCCTTTTCTAAAAAAGGAACCATTAGAGGTTTACATTATCAGCTTAATCCGTATGCGCAAGCAAAGCTTATTCGTGTAATAGACGGAGCAATATGGGATATAATCGTAGACCTCCGACAAGGAAGTACTACCTTTGGCCAGTGGGAGGGCATTATGCTTTCGGCTGAAAATAATAAACAGCTACTGATACCGCGTGGTTATGCCCATGGATTTGCGGTCATGAGCCAGGAAGCGACCATTATTTATAAATGTGACAATTTTTACCATCCAGAAGCAGAAGCGGGCATTCACTGGCTAGATCCTGAGTTAGCAATAGACTGGAAAATAAATGCCCCTCCTCTACTCTCTGCCAGAGATCAACAATTACCATGTTTAGAAAAAGCGATTATTAACTTTGATTATCAATCGTTATGATTAAAGTACTAATTACAGGTGGGCAAGGCCAGCTTGCACAGGCACTTGCACATACACAACCTAAACACCAGTATCTATTCGCTACCTACCAATCCAAGCAAGCATTAGATATTACTCATATACAACAAGTAAAAAGATACTTGCAAAATAACCCTATCAATTATCTAATCAACTGCGCAGCCTATACGCAGGTAGATCATGCAGAAACTGACCAAAAGCGTGCTTATACTATCAATGCAATAGCACCGGGTTATCTAGCTAACTTAGCACAAGAATTTAATTTTACCCTGTTGCATATTTCAACAGACTACGTATTCGAAGGTTTATTAGCAAAGCCATTAATAGAAGGCATGACAACCAACCCTGTTAATTACTATGGAAAAACTAAATTAGCTGGAGAACAAAATATATTGCCATACAACATCCCAGCCTACATCATAAGAACGTCTTGGCTTTTCGATGTACTAGGGGATAATTTTCTTACTAGACTGTTGAAAAGATCACAACAAGAAAAGCATATAGGTATGGTGTATGATCAGGTTAGTAGTCCTACATATATACAAGATTTAGCCACAACCCTATGGAAAATTATATTACAAATCCATGAAAACCCTAGCTTATACCAACCAGGCATATACCATTATGCTAACGAGGGGGTAACTAGTAGATATGATTTAGCTTGGACTATTCATAAAATAGGAAACCTAAACTGTAATATCATACCCAAGCATTCGAG from Candidatus Amoebophilus asiaticus 5a2 includes the following:
- a CDS encoding GTPase encodes the protein MEHTYFLKLIAYILFICSFFQNCNSPVTLPLAIKDKGRNQQRDIQSILDKIFTTEEGHGISFYGSSSTLQARVQALDKIYDGIPVNVDEGVKLTEIASLEEKIQQKRIQITFEQEKPISVTVRKAWLLEESRPNEAVIFCGNPGVGKSALCNSIFQEAKFPSGTSRGQGLTTHHQTHMYKNRLYIDTPGLEDINMREQAAAEIEQALKKGGNYKMVFVIVLDDGRLRQADLNAINIICDAIKTPFEYGLVINKSMQETIDIIIEEGGLGPYLITLHKQPFQTIMLTREERMAAKANVYFEVNENRRKLLDLINNLPASNIQLGKIDIRNFEEKIQQMEEKYIKAMAELKAQHKQEREEQEVRITKEREEHEAQVRHQGKEYEAKVKEIQAQMQEQQQAAEIKRKREREEADAQIKTLKKEVEVKQRAAEAQRQKEKEEHDAQIKRLEEQLEEKQRTEEAKMQKDKEEQEVRMKRMQEQLEEKQRAEEAKRQKDKEEQEAKMAEMRRIQQELEMQTLALNAPHKEAIETALAKQQRYCCLNIRPFLKDSGKLNINDVKFLINHPLFKDQGNYPYGEVDLNDIIEADAVVELTKGLRGTRVERLNLISNQIGPAVAAELAKALQGTNVGDVDLSWTLIGDLGAIEFVKGLKGTSVHTVNLSYNKIDDQGAIEFARNLKGTQIYSVDLRANKIGDTGAIELLKSLKDTQVKIVWLIRNKITRETKQLIINQYPHIETYLENVGMVIYE
- a CDS encoding GTPase — protein: MKRTYTLFQQYTAYALLISFLLQSCNGLGNLSVPSQEEQTAHIKTNPQQLILRTDIQPLANQILTAQGGHAVTLYEEDSTLKADVAINVPQGFSKTYEELQVYIEQGAQLSSLPQLEKKIQERRIQLQLAQKGQPVKVIIYKGAGLAGGGNTKDDGEGQAEIVEEQAADAQEKEEKEESRPNEAVIFCGNPGVGKSALCNSIFQEAKFPSGTSRGQGLTTHHQTHMYKNRLYIDTPGLEDINMREQAAAEIEQALKKGGNYKMVFVIVLDDGRLRQADLNAINIICDAIKTPFEYGLVINKSMQETIDIIIEEGGLGPYLITLHKQPFQTIMLTREERMAAKANVYFEVNENRRKLLDLINNLPASNIQLGKIDIRNFEEKIQQMEEKYIKAMAKLKAQHKQEREEQEVRITKEREEHEAQVKHQGEEYEAKVKEIQAQMQEQQQVADARIEKDRRETENRIRQIQQESEKKQQEAEAKRKNEQEERDSQIKSLQEKIEEKQQIAKAKRKQEKEEQEAQIKKMQEEMEKQRTEEAENKKERKEDKKKQKKEKKKLKTKIKKIRQAAKEKRRKEKEKEKEENDAQIKRLQEQLEERQRAAEAERRREREEAEYRIRRIEQESVDRIRRIQQENQELLKQFRAQQVGQQRSSGAPFAATATGAAIGGGIGGPVGAGVGAFLGFGFDLAKNLF
- the rfbC gene encoding dTDP-4-dehydrorhamnose 3,5-epimerase, which translates into the protein MQITKTPTLGLTIIGPELKTDQRGYFMECYHQEKLTQLGIHNQFVQENQSFSKKGTIRGLHYQLNPYAQAKLIRVIDGAIWDIIVDLRQGSTTFGQWEGIMLSAENNKQLLIPRGYAHGFAVMSQEATIIYKCDNFYHPEAEAGIHWLDPELAIDWKINAPPLLSARDQQLPCLEKAIINFDYQSL
- the rfbD gene encoding dTDP-4-dehydrorhamnose reductase, encoding MIKVLITGGQGQLAQALAHTQPKHQYLFATYQSKQALDITHIQQVKRYLQNNPINYLINCAAYTQVDHAETDQKRAYTINAIAPGYLANLAQEFNFTLLHISTDYVFEGLLAKPLIEGMTTNPVNYYGKTKLAGEQNILPYNIPAYIIRTSWLFDVLGDNFLTRLLKRSQQEKHIGMVYDQVSSPTYIQDLATTLWKIILQIHENPSLYQPGIYHYANEGVTSRYDLAWTIHKIGNLNCNIIPKHSSDFPGFANRPSYSVLDKEKIKSTFGLTIPHWQESLAYCLHNYRQ